A single region of the Kryptolebias marmoratus isolate JLee-2015 linkage group LG10, ASM164957v2, whole genome shotgun sequence genome encodes:
- the si:dkeyp-110a12.4 gene encoding pancreatic secretory granule membrane major glycoprotein GP2 yields MSPARVVFAWFLFGVMAATSAASLESEEELNETVICTNDHMEVVIPSGFFLNKVPPVYVGDLHLNDPECRGVEVDDSYVFSIRTNLSDCGTTVVSDDTHIMFMNTIHNNYSDIITRNYINITFVCRYPISYMVQQPNGENMIRVDIRSITLNTEDGNFSVSMLLYKDEAFKDRWTTVPSLTLDDDVFVKVFMTPAHLRLRLERCWATPSREPYGNIQYTFIRDSCPVLTNEQTLGMLKNGEGPEAMFRLQMFKFVGSSYTNVFLHCNVQICHRGQSLCQPNCSAEGGLMRIRRDIPLSHTVSYGPIRRLLTDSENPNLNSTGVPPVETFVLGGLLVVLLLITAVFGRLWLRSRHFYPAREAQLTLSNIHHISDVAL; encoded by the exons ATGTCGCCCGCTCGTGTGGTTTTCGCCTGGTTTCTGTTCGGCGTGATGGCGGCCACCTCAGCCGCCTCTCTGGAGTCTGAGGAGG AGCTCAATGAAACTGTCATTTGTACCAACGACCACATGGAAGTTGTAATTCCGAGTGGTTTTTTCCTCAACAAAGTGCCTCCAGTTTAT GTTGGggatttgcatttaaatgatcCAGAGTGCCGTGGAGTTGAAGTTGACGACAGCTACGTTTTCAGCATCAGAACAAATCTTTCCGACTGTGGGACCACAGTG GTCTCAGATGATACGCACATCATGTTCATGAACACCATACACAACAACTATTCAGATATTATCACAAGAAACTACATCAACATAACATTTGTGTGCCGCTACCCCATCAGCTACATGGTCCAACAACCCAACGGCGAAAACATGATCAGAGTGGACATCAG AAGCATCACTTTGAACACCGAGGATGGAAATTTCTCAGTGTCAATGCTGCTGTATAAAGACGAAGCCTTTAAAGACAGATGGACCACTGTGCCGTCACTGACCCTGGATGACGATGTCTTTGTGAAAGTTTTCATG ACTCCTGCTCACCTGAGGCTGCGGCTGGAGAGATGCTGGGCTACACCGAGTAGAGAGCCGTACGGCAACATTCAGTACACCTTCATCAGAGACAG TTGTCCCGTGTTGACCAACGAACAGACTCTCGGCATGCTGAAGAATGGCGAAGGTCCGGAGGCCATGTTCAGGCTGCAAATGTTCAAGTTTGTTGGCAGCTCGTACACCAACGTCTTCCTCCACTGCAACGTCCAGATCTGCCACCGCGGCCAGAGTCTGTGTCAGCCC aACTGCTCTGCTGAAGGTGGACTAATGAGAATACGGAGAGACATCCCACTGTCCCACACAGTGTCCTATGGACCAATCAGGCGGCTCCTAACTGACAGTGAAAACCCCAATCTGA ATTCCACTGGTGTCCCTCCAGTGGAGACGTTTGTCCTCGGAGGCCTGCTAGTCGTCTTGCTGCTGATCACAGCGGTGTTTGGGAGGCTGTGGCTTCGCTCCAGGCATTTCTACCCAGCACGAGAGGCACAACTCACCCTTTCAAATATTCACCACATCTCAGATGTGGCCTTGTGA